The following proteins are encoded in a genomic region of Bosea beijingensis:
- the tnpB gene encoding IS66 family insertion sequence element accessory protein TnpB (TnpB, as the term is used for proteins encoded by IS66 family insertion elements, is considered an accessory protein, since TnpC, encoded by a neighboring gene, is a DDE family transposase.) gives MIVPGVDLKIYMATRPVDFRRGLDGLAATAQEVLGLDPYSGAAVVFRAKRADRIKILVWDRTGLVLVHKRLEGSKFVWPQVRDGVMRMSPAMFAALFEGLDWRLMRPERARRPQLAG, from the coding sequence ATGATTGTGCCAGGCGTCGATCTGAAGATCTACATGGCGACGCGCCCTGTCGACTTCCGTCGCGGCCTCGACGGGCTTGCCGCGACGGCGCAGGAGGTCCTCGGCCTTGATCCTTATAGTGGTGCGGCCGTCGTCTTCCGCGCCAAAAGGGCTGACCGGATCAAGATATTGGTCTGGGATCGCACCGGGCTGGTGCTGGTGCACAAGCGGCTGGAGGGTTCGAAGTTCGTGTGGCCGCAGGTTCGCGATGGCGTGATGCGGATGTCGCCGGCGATGTTTGCGGCGCTGTTTGAGGGACTGGATTGGCGCCTGATGCGTCCCGAACGGGCCCGGCGTCCGCAGCTTGCCGGGTGA
- the tnpC gene encoding IS66 family transposase, with protein sequence MNVAVLHDEVERLKAELAQTQEALAQSEEARRRLESIVSDFQREKFGARSEKLSCDQYHLPLEDVEIAQGVLDAAHEKAQRIIKGRPDGACASHRRNRGHLPAHLPRVERIIEPESRLCPCGCGEMARIGEDVSERLDVVPAQLRVLVTRRPKYACRRCSGAVVQAHAPEHVVPGGLPTEALIAQVIVAKFGDHLPFYRQAEIYARQGIRLDRATLGNWAGRACFHLKPIAERMRQHLAAAGRLFMDETTAPVLDPGRGKVRKGFFWAIASDDRGHGGQGPPIVLFHYAPGRSGEHAERFLQGFRGQFLQVDAYEGYDRLARLERPQGPWRLVHCWAHLRRRFVKLARNTKSPIAEAAIRQIAALYAIEATVRGAAPQLRLAARREHSAPIIAALKPWLEKQLSLISSGSRLAEDIRYGLAHWEGLTRFLEDGRLELDTNPVENAIRPVCLTRKNALFAGHEVGAENWALLSSLVATCRLNDVNPVAYVAETLDAIINGHPQSAVEDLMPWRFRKTSSPNP encoded by the coding sequence ATGAACGTCGCCGTTCTCCACGACGAGGTCGAGCGTCTGAAAGCCGAGCTGGCGCAGACGCAAGAGGCCCTGGCTCAGTCCGAGGAAGCACGGCGGCGGCTGGAGAGCATCGTCAGCGACTTCCAGCGCGAGAAGTTCGGCGCCAGGTCCGAGAAGCTCTCCTGCGATCAATACCATCTGCCGCTGGAGGACGTCGAAATCGCCCAGGGCGTGCTCGACGCCGCCCATGAGAAAGCGCAGCGGATCATCAAGGGCCGCCCGGACGGCGCCTGCGCTTCTCATCGGCGCAACCGCGGTCACCTGCCGGCCCATCTGCCGCGGGTGGAGCGGATCATCGAGCCTGAGAGCAGGCTGTGTCCGTGCGGCTGCGGCGAAATGGCCAGGATCGGCGAGGACGTCAGCGAGCGGCTGGACGTGGTGCCGGCGCAGTTGCGCGTGCTGGTCACCCGCCGCCCGAAATACGCCTGCCGCCGCTGCTCGGGCGCGGTCGTGCAGGCCCATGCCCCCGAGCATGTGGTGCCGGGCGGCCTGCCCACCGAGGCGCTGATCGCCCAGGTCATCGTCGCCAAGTTCGGCGATCACCTGCCGTTCTACCGGCAGGCCGAGATCTATGCCCGCCAGGGCATCCGGCTCGATCGCGCGACACTGGGTAACTGGGCTGGCCGGGCCTGCTTCCATCTCAAGCCCATCGCCGAGCGCATGCGCCAACATCTGGCCGCGGCAGGTCGTCTGTTCATGGACGAGACCACCGCACCGGTGCTCGATCCTGGACGAGGGAAGGTCCGGAAGGGCTTCTTCTGGGCGATCGCTTCCGATGACCGCGGTCATGGCGGCCAGGGCCCGCCCATCGTGCTGTTCCACTATGCGCCGGGGCGCAGTGGCGAGCATGCGGAACGCTTCCTTCAGGGCTTCCGCGGGCAGTTCCTGCAAGTCGACGCCTATGAGGGGTACGATCGGCTGGCGCGCCTGGAACGGCCGCAGGGGCCCTGGAGGCTCGTCCATTGTTGGGCCCATCTGCGCCGACGGTTCGTCAAGCTGGCGCGCAACACCAAATCCCCGATCGCCGAGGCGGCGATACGCCAGATCGCGGCGCTCTATGCCATCGAGGCGACAGTGCGCGGGGCAGCGCCGCAACTGCGGCTCGCCGCCCGGCGGGAGCATTCCGCGCCGATTATCGCCGCCCTCAAACCATGGCTCGAGAAGCAGCTGTCGCTGATCTCCTCCGGATCCAGACTGGCCGAAGACATCCGTTATGGGCTCGCTCACTGGGAGGGGCTCACCCGCTTCCTCGAAGATGGCCGCCTCGAGCTCGACACCAACCCCGTCGAGAACGCCATCCGGCCAGTCTGCCTGACCCGAAAAAATGCTCTGTTCGCGGGCCATGAGGTCGGGGCCGAAAACTGGGCTTTGCTCTCATCCCTCGTCGCCACGTGCAGGCTCAACGACGTCAATCCCGTCGCCTATGTCGCAGAAACCCTCGACGCCATCATCAACGGCCACCCACAAAGCGCCGTCGAAGACCTCATGCCATGGCGCTTCCGGAAAACCTCAAGCCCAAATCCGTAG
- a CDS encoding ATP-dependent helicase codes for MSDQNTIDGAFQTLSDIQREAASWGDGALMLLAGPGSGKTRVLTSRVARLFANEPAAKWRILALTFTTRAADEMRSRIEQLAPDAVGRLYVGTFHAFACEILRQSGSHIGVQTDFKIYSNPGDRELLLAEALRAADLNLGEPLSKAFPVLDGLRDRLAGPDNCLRFFADPDRGTRFAAAYQAYVDHLARENALDFPAILYMAHKLFTDFPLMAERYRRTYRYISLDEFQDTNLAQYAFVRALTGDVYKNVFVVADDDQVIYQWNGASPQRLQQFAKDYEPAILQMPTNYRCPSEVVEMANRLVANNRLRTANKQPLLSGKAMPTVPDRVRVFEFDEDSDEAVGIAADIKARHGYAAGNVVVIARTKAILQATQEELGKRGIQAQIAQRRDSFASVPYQWLHTSLQVANRRSDEREFKNFVEIGNAMWGFELDTAQLVARAKSTNGDLLRTWAKATTDLPLSPFGAEIIPIVRSDLAERSDFQRYLRAANAALAAAAPTLLEEHPSVDEDARAWKDLYKEIIGAVGRTAPLEAFLQELDLRSKEPPLEAGVIPLLTIHGSKGNEFDHVYLLGLAEDVLPSFQSKKQGDNSPQLEEERRNCFVAITRCMETLTLSRAKSYKGWTKLPSRFLAEMGI; via the coding sequence ATGAGCGATCAGAACACCATCGACGGAGCTTTCCAGACCCTCAGCGATATCCAGCGCGAAGCTGCGAGTTGGGGGGACGGAGCTTTGATGCTTCTGGCCGGGCCTGGATCAGGTAAAACGCGTGTCCTAACCTCGCGCGTAGCGCGGTTGTTCGCAAATGAGCCCGCCGCCAAATGGCGCATTTTGGCGCTGACGTTCACGACCCGCGCCGCTGACGAAATGCGAAGTCGCATTGAGCAGTTGGCGCCGGACGCCGTTGGGCGGCTGTACGTCGGCACCTTCCATGCTTTCGCCTGCGAAATTCTCCGCCAGTCCGGATCCCACATCGGCGTTCAGACGGACTTCAAAATCTATTCAAATCCTGGGGACCGTGAACTGCTGCTGGCCGAAGCGCTGCGCGCAGCTGACCTTAACCTCGGTGAACCGCTTTCCAAAGCCTTCCCTGTGCTGGACGGTCTGCGGGATCGGTTGGCGGGACCGGACAACTGCCTCCGGTTTTTCGCTGATCCGGATCGGGGCACCCGGTTTGCCGCTGCCTATCAAGCCTACGTTGACCATCTTGCTCGCGAGAACGCTCTTGATTTTCCCGCCATTCTCTACATGGCGCATAAGCTATTCACCGACTTTCCACTCATGGCCGAGCGATATCGCCGGACCTATCGATACATAAGCCTTGATGAGTTTCAGGATACCAACTTGGCGCAATACGCCTTTGTGCGCGCGCTGACTGGGGACGTCTACAAGAACGTGTTCGTCGTCGCGGATGACGACCAGGTCATCTATCAGTGGAACGGTGCCAGTCCTCAACGACTGCAGCAATTTGCCAAGGACTACGAGCCAGCAATCCTACAGATGCCTACGAATTATCGCTGCCCCAGCGAGGTTGTCGAGATGGCGAACCGCCTGGTGGCCAACAATCGGCTCCGCACCGCCAACAAGCAGCCCCTTCTCTCCGGCAAGGCGATGCCGACGGTGCCGGATCGGGTGCGGGTTTTCGAGTTCGATGAGGACTCCGACGAGGCCGTTGGCATCGCGGCTGATATTAAGGCCCGCCACGGCTACGCCGCCGGCAATGTCGTTGTCATCGCGCGGACCAAAGCGATCCTTCAGGCAACGCAAGAGGAGCTAGGGAAGCGCGGGATTCAAGCGCAAATCGCCCAGAGACGGGACAGCTTCGCTAGTGTTCCGTACCAATGGCTCCACACGAGCCTCCAAGTCGCGAACCGCCGCTCCGACGAGCGGGAGTTCAAGAACTTCGTCGAAATTGGCAACGCGATGTGGGGCTTTGAGCTCGACACTGCCCAACTGGTAGCGAGGGCAAAATCCACGAACGGCGACTTGCTGCGCACTTGGGCAAAGGCGACCACTGATCTGCCCCTCTCTCCGTTCGGCGCTGAAATCATCCCTATAGTGAGGTCCGACCTAGCAGAGCGTTCGGACTTTCAGAGGTACCTCAGGGCTGCGAACGCGGCCCTTGCGGCGGCTGCGCCAACGTTGCTCGAAGAGCATCCGTCGGTCGACGAGGATGCGCGGGCATGGAAGGACCTCTACAAGGAAATCATCGGCGCGGTCGGCCGCACGGCGCCCCTCGAGGCCTTTCTCCAAGAACTTGATCTGAGATCGAAGGAGCCGCCGCTAGAAGCTGGCGTCATCCCGCTCCTGACAATCCACGGGTCGAAGGGCAACGAGTTTGACCACGTGTATCTGTTGGGCTTAGCAGAAGACGTACTTCCATCCTTCCAGAGCAAAAAGCAGGGGGACAACAGTCCGCAGCTTGAGGAAGAACGACGGAACTGCTTCGTCGCTATCACCCGCTGCATGGAAACGCTGACGCTATCGCGCGCCAAGTCCTACAAGGGATGGACCAAGTTGCCGTCGAGGTTCCTAGCGGAGATGGGAATCTGA
- a CDS encoding ATP-dependent nuclease: MHISRLVIKNFRCIRDLDIALSPTSVIIGENNAGKSAVLDAVKIALGRKWGRSGHTGFSEYDFPFQRDAGEPRPEILIKVWLAEAQPAEWPQPLIDELSDIVRTNPHNGLNSICMQVGCTFESVAKSVEPVWQFINDQDVPFAGAGARNQNLSRFFDYVPCFSMSAMRDASVEFGGRSRFWGSLLKTIEVDDEVAADLEQRFAALNTQLLGADPKLDAIKTTLRAISAVIANGAAGDVDVRAIPVNLWEIISKAEVVVQGQAQDPWLPIEKHGHGVQSLAVIFLFRAFVENALSASLHEETEPVLTLEEPEAHLHPQACRSLWESVKALPGQKLITTHSPFFVQNVPFKDIVVLRRGPGGPRAAVIPRVAFAQVPHNAALAAEIAKLPDGLAWDASKGAIVCSKTLTEDQYRGLLRCYTDADRQQHHAALKALRDASRTFIAEEEISKLESWAKRIRGEIFFASKWLLCEGQAEYAILGAVAEKLGCPLDAHGIAVIDYQNNGSPGAFAALARALEYPWSMICDGDNGGNDHIDQLRTHNFTEAEIADRVTQLPAGFDLERLILESALRPCLLAAVRELDPAVADEDQAILAYAAANKEVVAVRVGAQIRLTADRGHIPAQFRRIFVRIGACE, encoded by the coding sequence ATGCACATCAGCCGCCTCGTCATTAAGAACTTCAGGTGCATCCGCGACCTCGATATCGCGCTATCGCCGACTTCGGTGATCATCGGGGAAAACAACGCGGGCAAGTCAGCGGTACTTGATGCTGTGAAGATCGCCCTCGGCAGGAAATGGGGGCGTTCGGGGCACACGGGTTTTTCAGAGTACGACTTTCCTTTTCAGCGCGACGCCGGCGAACCGAGGCCCGAAATCCTGATCAAGGTGTGGCTCGCCGAGGCCCAGCCGGCCGAATGGCCGCAACCGCTCATTGACGAGCTTTCAGACATTGTGCGGACCAATCCGCACAATGGCCTAAACTCAATCTGCATGCAGGTCGGCTGCACGTTTGAGAGCGTTGCCAAATCAGTCGAGCCGGTCTGGCAGTTCATCAACGACCAGGACGTCCCATTCGCCGGAGCCGGTGCTCGAAACCAAAACCTATCGCGCTTCTTCGACTACGTGCCGTGCTTCTCAATGTCCGCCATGCGCGACGCCAGCGTCGAGTTTGGCGGACGCTCTCGATTTTGGGGCAGCCTACTCAAGACGATCGAAGTCGACGACGAAGTGGCCGCCGACCTTGAGCAGCGCTTCGCTGCCCTTAATACCCAGCTGCTCGGCGCCGATCCGAAGCTGGATGCTATCAAGACCACGCTCCGCGCCATTAGCGCGGTGATCGCGAACGGCGCCGCCGGGGACGTTGACGTGCGCGCCATCCCCGTAAACTTGTGGGAGATCATCAGCAAGGCAGAGGTCGTAGTTCAGGGCCAAGCGCAAGACCCCTGGTTGCCTATCGAGAAACATGGGCACGGAGTACAAAGCCTCGCGGTGATTTTCTTGTTTCGAGCGTTCGTCGAAAACGCACTTTCGGCCTCCCTACATGAAGAGACCGAGCCGGTTCTCACGCTGGAGGAGCCCGAAGCTCACCTTCATCCGCAAGCCTGCCGATCACTGTGGGAGTCGGTCAAGGCGCTTCCGGGTCAGAAGCTGATTACCACGCATTCGCCCTTCTTCGTTCAGAACGTGCCCTTCAAGGACATCGTCGTTCTCCGCCGTGGCCCCGGGGGACCGCGGGCCGCCGTCATCCCCCGGGTGGCGTTTGCGCAGGTGCCGCACAATGCCGCCCTCGCCGCGGAGATAGCGAAGCTTCCCGACGGCCTAGCATGGGACGCCTCCAAGGGGGCAATTGTCTGCTCGAAGACGCTCACGGAAGACCAATATCGTGGGCTGCTCCGCTGTTACACCGACGCCGACCGGCAGCAGCATCACGCCGCCTTGAAGGCTCTGCGTGATGCGAGCCGGACCTTCATCGCCGAGGAGGAAATCTCCAAGCTTGAGAGCTGGGCGAAGCGCATTCGCGGTGAGATATTCTTCGCGTCGAAGTGGCTGCTTTGCGAGGGCCAGGCCGAGTATGCGATTCTGGGCGCAGTCGCGGAAAAACTTGGCTGTCCTCTTGATGCCCACGGCATCGCGGTGATCGACTATCAAAACAATGGAAGCCCCGGAGCGTTCGCTGCTCTGGCGCGCGCCCTTGAATATCCTTGGTCCATGATTTGCGATGGCGATAATGGCGGCAATGATCACATTGACCAACTTCGCACCCACAACTTCACCGAGGCGGAGATTGCGGACCGGGTGACGCAGCTTCCGGCCGGCTTCGATCTTGAGCGCTTGATCCTCGAGAGCGCCCTCCGCCCGTGCCTTCTAGCGGCAGTGCGAGAGTTGGACCCAGCGGTCGCGGACGAGGATCAGGCGATCCTGGCCTATGCAGCGGCGAACAAAGAGGTCGTTGCTGTCCGGGTCGGGGCGCAGATTCGGCTAACCGCTGATCGGGGGCATATACCTGCGCAGTTCCGGCGCATATTCGTTCGGATCGGGGCATGCGAATGA
- a CDS encoding nucleotide kinase domain-containing protein, translating to MATLEPTVVYDTFWRFAAERHAIYERRMSGSPGPWTKDPILLRYRFTNAYRAADRVSQYLITEVQNGPGRSQDPREVFFRTILFKLFNKIETWRHIERECGAVSFGSTNLEDVDRALEELRIRTPIYSAAYIMPSPKLGGLRKHTNHLALVRLMMRERLAERLHQSAGLADVYEKLRAYPGVGRFLAFQYAIDINYSEMLRFDEGAFVVAGPGALDGISKCFGSTSGLTPEQVIMRVTERQHEEFSSRGINFKGLFGRPLQPIDCQNLFCEISKYSRVAHPEIPGLAGRTKIKQIYRTDPQPLAPPRFPAHWNLGIKPAFR from the coding sequence ATGGCGACGCTTGAACCGACGGTGGTCTACGATACGTTCTGGCGGTTCGCCGCCGAGCGGCACGCGATCTACGAGCGCCGAATGAGCGGCAGCCCGGGCCCATGGACCAAGGACCCGATCCTGCTGCGGTATCGTTTCACGAACGCTTACAGGGCCGCGGACCGGGTGAGCCAGTACCTGATCACCGAAGTACAAAACGGTCCGGGGCGGTCCCAGGATCCGCGGGAAGTCTTCTTCCGCACCATTCTCTTCAAGCTCTTCAACAAGATCGAAACGTGGCGGCACATTGAGCGCGAATGCGGTGCCGTATCATTCGGATCCACGAACCTGGAAGACGTCGATCGCGCGTTGGAGGAGCTGCGTATACGGACGCCCATATATTCCGCCGCCTACATTATGCCGTCGCCCAAGCTGGGCGGCTTGCGTAAGCACACGAACCATCTGGCGCTTGTCCGCCTCATGATGAGGGAGAGGCTGGCGGAAAGACTGCATCAATCCGCGGGCTTGGCGGACGTCTACGAGAAACTGCGCGCCTATCCAGGCGTCGGCCGGTTTCTGGCCTTCCAATATGCGATTGACATCAATTATTCGGAGATGCTTCGATTCGACGAAGGTGCATTCGTCGTCGCAGGCCCGGGTGCTCTGGACGGTATCTCGAAATGCTTCGGCTCGACGTCGGGACTGACGCCCGAGCAGGTCATCATGCGCGTGACCGAGCGCCAGCACGAAGAGTTTTCGTCGCGAGGCATCAACTTCAAGGGCCTATTCGGAAGGCCTCTGCAACCGATCGACTGCCAGAACCTGTTTTGCGAGATCTCGAAGTATTCCCGCGTGGCGCATCCCGAGATACCGGGCCTCGCAGGCCGAACGAAGATCAAGCAAATCTATCGAACCGATCCGCAACCGCTGGCGCCCCCTCGATTTCCGGCTCATTGGAACCTAGGTATAAAACCTGCCTTCCGGTAA
- a CDS encoding dTMP kinase, producing the protein MADALSSRLSERGSPSIVHRFPGRMPSTLGEHVYRLHHAPREFGIDAIAPAALQALHVAAHLDAIERLILPALEDGINVVLDRYWWSTIAYGTAGGVSRDLLSSLVAAERLAWQSVEPSLAVLLDRSSAESAAGDLDMRAELRREYAKLAHDARALHPVALVENSGTFERTLDTILSQLELAINGATRAPNPTGGHGDA; encoded by the coding sequence TTGGCGGACGCGCTGTCGTCCCGCTTGAGCGAACGCGGCTCTCCTAGCATCGTCCATCGCTTCCCCGGGCGGATGCCCTCGACGCTCGGCGAACACGTATACCGCCTCCACCACGCACCCCGGGAGTTCGGCATCGACGCGATCGCTCCTGCCGCGCTACAGGCCCTCCACGTCGCGGCCCATTTGGACGCCATTGAGCGGTTGATCCTGCCTGCTTTGGAGGATGGCATCAACGTCGTGCTTGATCGTTATTGGTGGTCGACGATCGCCTACGGGACCGCTGGCGGCGTCTCTCGGGATTTGCTTTCCAGCCTCGTCGCCGCCGAGCGCTTGGCCTGGCAAAGCGTCGAGCCCTCGTTAGCAGTGCTCCTCGATCGGTCGAGCGCGGAGTCCGCGGCGGGCGACCTGGACATGCGGGCCGAACTGCGCCGCGAGTACGCCAAGCTTGCGCACGACGCGCGCGCCCTCCATCCCGTGGCTCTCGTGGAAAATTCAGGGACGTTCGAGCGAACCTTGGACACGATATTGTCCCAGCTTGAACTCGCGATAAACGGCGCCACCCGCGCCCCCAATCCGACGGGCGGCCATGGCGACGCTTGA
- a CDS encoding metallophosphoesterase: MATTATFLHVTDTHLKPGGLSNQEDLKLDVPGIGPVRRIDALRITVRQLAERLKAEDRKLDGVLFSGDAQDKGLPNGHKELREVLREELGGVMSCGARFVATPGNHDVPQGSDPGSEKRYAEFTEIWRDKKNPAVTPWLDDIDGPSIAATNFDEHRFAAPDGSWVIYPLNTCNWSHTQVRLPETVAAAIDKIDQLLESQEDLRKEVADLIARDIRAPYEKHLLYDIARVSPQQLGAMKPLIDDSNQDRRKPVRIVLMHHHLLAPSIREELRPFGDIVNVSGLRTYLKQNEIDIVIHGHKHVEALAYDYIYDHDKTVQTDARRIMVISGGTVDGPTDASSMRLITIAGLPGAPKVEVEQIPLGRLGFKLAKGAVYGGRLWRTNEQVQGGPVVINGTDIDDVYAQAVQAAKEEADKGMLIVHLDLPAPKPASDDETPKLPFPSTYPNPDVASNATEQPELDAWVEDLASWWQLPTSALEPRFPYVHGTRLRRFAGRFDQVQRVVALLKASASTSRAIAVLIDPLRDFGQSGEGEDFASFCLVQFRRRSAEAGGSHLDCTAYYRAQEFKHWWPINVAELRKLQLEVAEQLGCSPGRITTIAADARAVVSRAPGQVAVPAIDRWLDQAPAKLMALASYLCVVSPPRSELKAVAAEWLQYLADQKAATEKTAFNADGVPVAIDSLEILASYVEALTSTDPNEGRGLAATLKDLARENRKYERSSKDWSAFRDWADRASALCDQLKLLDESRMSHLEAGERDASIEPVPA, encoded by the coding sequence ATGGCCACGACGGCGACTTTCCTACACGTCACCGATACCCATCTCAAACCGGGCGGTCTCAGCAACCAAGAAGATCTAAAACTAGACGTACCCGGCATAGGCCCGGTTCGCCGTATCGACGCCCTTCGCATTACCGTCAGGCAATTGGCCGAGAGGCTGAAGGCCGAGGACCGGAAGCTGGACGGGGTGCTCTTTTCAGGCGACGCTCAGGACAAGGGCCTTCCCAACGGTCACAAAGAATTACGCGAGGTTCTGAGGGAAGAGCTCGGGGGCGTGATGTCCTGTGGCGCTCGCTTCGTTGCGACGCCCGGAAATCACGACGTACCTCAAGGAAGCGATCCGGGTAGCGAAAAGCGGTACGCGGAGTTTACGGAAATATGGCGCGATAAGAAAAATCCGGCCGTCACTCCTTGGCTGGACGACATCGACGGACCGTCCATCGCGGCTACGAACTTCGACGAGCACCGCTTCGCCGCACCAGACGGAAGCTGGGTGATCTATCCGCTGAACACGTGCAACTGGTCGCACACCCAGGTCAGGCTGCCTGAAACCGTGGCGGCGGCCATCGATAAAATCGACCAGCTCCTCGAAAGCCAGGAGGACCTTCGGAAGGAAGTCGCCGACCTCATTGCGAGGGACATCCGAGCGCCATACGAAAAGCATCTGCTCTACGACATCGCGCGCGTTTCGCCGCAGCAGCTCGGCGCCATGAAACCGCTTATCGACGACAGCAATCAGGATCGGAGAAAGCCCGTCCGGATCGTGCTGATGCATCACCATTTGCTGGCCCCCTCGATCCGGGAGGAGTTGCGGCCCTTCGGGGACATCGTGAACGTCAGCGGCCTGCGGACCTATCTCAAACAGAACGAGATCGACATCGTCATTCACGGCCACAAGCACGTGGAGGCTTTGGCCTACGACTATATCTACGATCACGACAAGACCGTGCAGACGGATGCGCGACGTATCATGGTCATCTCGGGTGGAACGGTCGACGGTCCTACCGATGCGAGTTCCATGCGCCTCATCACAATCGCGGGCTTGCCCGGGGCTCCGAAGGTCGAGGTCGAGCAGATCCCGCTCGGTCGGTTGGGATTCAAGCTGGCGAAAGGAGCCGTGTACGGTGGCCGCTTGTGGAGGACGAACGAACAGGTTCAGGGGGGGCCGGTCGTCATCAACGGCACCGATATAGACGACGTCTACGCGCAGGCCGTCCAAGCCGCCAAGGAAGAGGCAGACAAGGGGATGCTCATCGTGCATCTCGACCTGCCGGCTCCTAAACCGGCATCCGACGACGAGACTCCCAAGCTGCCGTTCCCGAGTACGTACCCAAATCCCGACGTCGCATCGAACGCGACCGAACAGCCGGAGCTCGACGCGTGGGTCGAGGATCTCGCATCCTGGTGGCAGTTGCCGACCTCGGCGCTGGAACCGAGATTTCCTTACGTCCATGGGACACGCCTGCGTCGCTTCGCAGGCCGCTTCGATCAGGTTCAAAGGGTGGTTGCCTTGCTGAAGGCTTCCGCTTCCACCTCGCGGGCCATCGCGGTTTTGATAGATCCGCTTAGGGATTTTGGCCAATCCGGCGAGGGCGAGGACTTCGCGTCGTTCTGCCTGGTGCAGTTCCGTAGGCGTTCCGCCGAGGCCGGGGGGAGCCATCTGGACTGCACGGCCTACTATCGTGCCCAGGAATTCAAGCACTGGTGGCCGATAAACGTCGCCGAACTTCGGAAGCTTCAATTGGAGGTCGCGGAGCAGCTCGGCTGTAGCCCTGGTCGGATCACCACGATCGCCGCCGACGCCCGCGCCGTCGTGAGTCGCGCGCCTGGCCAAGTGGCGGTACCGGCGATCGACAGATGGCTTGACCAGGCGCCGGCCAAACTCATGGCGTTGGCGAGCTACCTGTGCGTCGTTTCCCCGCCTCGGTCGGAATTGAAAGCGGTCGCAGCTGAATGGTTGCAATATCTCGCCGACCAAAAAGCGGCCACCGAGAAGACCGCCTTCAACGCGGACGGCGTTCCCGTGGCAATAGACAGCCTGGAGATCCTGGCTTCATACGTGGAGGCGCTGACGTCGACCGACCCCAACGAGGGACGCGGTCTCGCTGCCACTCTCAAGGATTTGGCACGTGAGAACCGCAAGTACGAGCGGTCGTCGAAGGATTGGTCCGCGTTTCGCGATTGGGCGGATAGGGCCTCGGCGCTCTGCGACCAACTCAAATTATTGGACGAATCCCGCATGTCCCACTTGGAAGCCGGCGAGCGCGATGCATCGATCGAGCCCGTTCCGGCATGA
- a CDS encoding thymidylate synthase, whose protein sequence is MSCERLDDEDPLQAIPFFHGATADEAWVGAVRAVTGSLGEPIEGRGGATKEILHSTMRITDPTQRWVFSRCPAINPAFAIAEAFWILGGRDDARFVNFWNPALPRFAGHGARYDGAYGKRLRSVFGRDQIELAIDSLAGNPSSRQVVLQIWDPRVDLSDDRGRPPSPDVPCNVCSILKVRSGRLEWLQVLRSNDVFRGTPYNVVQFTILQEYIAGCLGLELGSFVLVADSLHAYEADMEKYRVGECPHPRSECRIALPRASAKAALGKCIGFLEELSSEALVEARFAEIVRAEGLPSGHADMVRIAAADSARRRGWEALSKSASDSCRDPALRVIWAQWVLDRTSAPSSMPRKVG, encoded by the coding sequence ATGAGTTGTGAGCGGCTGGACGACGAGGATCCTCTTCAGGCGATCCCGTTCTTCCACGGCGCGACCGCCGACGAGGCGTGGGTGGGCGCGGTTCGCGCCGTTACCGGAAGCCTCGGCGAGCCAATCGAGGGGCGCGGCGGCGCGACGAAGGAGATCCTTCACTCGACGATGCGAATAACCGATCCCACGCAGAGGTGGGTTTTTTCGCGCTGCCCCGCGATCAATCCCGCTTTCGCGATAGCCGAGGCGTTCTGGATCCTTGGTGGCAGGGACGATGCGAGGTTCGTTAATTTCTGGAATCCGGCCCTGCCGAGGTTCGCGGGGCACGGCGCCCGTTATGACGGAGCCTATGGCAAGCGCTTGAGAAGCGTGTTCGGGCGCGATCAGATCGAGTTGGCCATCGACTCGCTGGCGGGTAACCCGAGCAGCCGGCAAGTGGTGCTCCAGATATGGGATCCCCGCGTTGATCTTTCGGACGATCGCGGCCGTCCGCCGTCGCCAGACGTGCCGTGCAACGTCTGCTCCATCCTCAAGGTGCGTTCCGGGCGACTGGAATGGCTACAGGTTCTCAGAAGCAACGACGTTTTCCGCGGCACGCCCTATAACGTCGTCCAGTTCACGATCCTGCAGGAATACATAGCTGGCTGCTTGGGTCTGGAACTAGGTTCGTTCGTGCTCGTCGCCGACAGCCTCCACGCCTACGAGGCGGACATGGAAAAGTATCGAGTCGGCGAATGTCCGCATCCTCGCAGCGAATGTCGCATCGCCCTTCCGCGCGCATCGGCGAAGGCCGCGTTGGGGAAATGCATAGGATTTCTCGAAGAGCTTTCGAGCGAGGCCCTCGTCGAAGCCCGCTTCGCGGAGATCGTGCGGGCGGAAGGCCTGCCCTCAGGTCATGCAGATATGGTTCGGATTGCCGCGGCTGACAGCGCTCGGCGAAGGGGATGGGAGGCGCTCTCCAAATCGGCGTCGGACAGCTGCCGCGATCCGGCTCTCAGGGTCATTTGGGCGCAGTGGGTGCTGGACCGGACTAGCGCGCCGTCGAGCATGCCGCGAAAAGTGGGCTAA